In Bradysia coprophila strain Holo2 unplaced genomic scaffold, BU_Bcop_v1 contig_24, whole genome shotgun sequence, one genomic interval encodes:
- the LOC119078121 gene encoding von Willebrand factor-like isoform X5, translating into MCMAMCKVGCECAPGYVRNEEDNTCCLESECPGNFEEEEVCPLNEEYDECGSACPLTCNNYKSPPDMCTDNCIKGCRCQDGYVRNEADNTCCLESECPATETEHVCPLNEVYNECGSSCPATCNNYKNPPTMCNMMCNVGCECAPGYVRNEADNTCCLESECPATETEHVCPLNEVYNECGTSCPTTCNNYKNPPTMCNKMCNVGCECAPGYIRNEADNTCCLEAECPAPEPVCALNQVYTTCGTACPLTCENYNNPPQFCTMQCVVGCECNKGYVKKSDGSCCLPSECTGKRTWRSLLPVFNWRY; encoded by the exons ATGTGCATGGCGATGTGCAAGGTAGGATGTGAGTGTGCGCCAGGATATGTAAGAAATGAGGAAGATAACACTTGCTGTCTGGAATCCGAATGCCCAGGTAATTTCGAAGAA GAAGAAGTTTGCCCATTGAACGAGGAATACGACGAATGCGGTTCTGCTTGTCCTCTCACTTGCAATAATTATAAGAGTCCACCAGATATGTGCACCGATAATTGCATCAAAGGATGCCGTTGTCAAGATGGTTATGTGAGAAATGAGGCAGATAACACTTGCTGTCTGGAATCCGAATGCCCAG CAACCGAAACCGAACATGTTTGCCCATTGAACGAAGTATACAACGAATGCGGTAGTTCATGTCCTGCCACTTGTAATAATTATAAGAATCCTCCAACAATGTGCAATATGATGTGCAATGTAGGGTGTGAGTGTGCGCCAGGATATGTAAGAAATGAGGCAGATAACACTTGCTGTCTGGAATCCGAATGCCCAG CAACTGAAACCGAACATGTTTGCCCATTGAACGAGGTGTACAACGAATGCGGTACTTCATGTCCTACCACTTGTAATAATTACAAGAATCCACCAACAATGTGCAATAAGATGTGCAATGTAGGGTGTGAGTGTGCGCCAGGATATATAAGAAATGAGGCAGATAACACTTGCTGTCTGGAAGCCGAATGCCCAG CTCCTGAACCAGTGTGTGCCCTGAATCAAGTATACACAACCTGCGGTACTGCATGTCCCCTCACATGCGAAAACTACAATAATCCACCACAATTCTGCACGATGCAATGCGTTGTTGGTTGCGAATGTAACAAAGGTTATGTCAAAAAATCAGACGGCTCATGTTGCTTACCATCGGAATGTACAGGTAAAAGAACTTGGAGGTCTTTACTACCGGTATTTAACTGGCGCTATTAA
- the LOC119078121 gene encoding von Willebrand factor-like isoform X6 — protein sequence MCMAMCKVGCECAPGYVRNEEDNTCCLESECPGNFEEEEVCPLNEEYDECGSACPLTCNNYKSPPDMCTDNCIKGCRCQDGYVRNEADNTCCLESECPATETEHVCPLNEVYNECGSSCPATCNNYKNPPTMCNMMCNVGCECAPGYVRNEADNTCCLESECPAPEPVCALNQVYTTCGTACPLTCENYNNPPQFCTMQCVVGCECNKGYVKKSDGSCCLPSECTGKRTWRSLLPVFNWRY from the exons ATGTGCATGGCGATGTGCAAGGTAGGATGTGAGTGTGCGCCAGGATATGTAAGAAATGAGGAAGATAACACTTGCTGTCTGGAATCCGAATGCCCAGGTAATTTCGAAGAA GAAGAAGTTTGCCCATTGAACGAGGAATACGACGAATGCGGTTCTGCTTGTCCTCTCACTTGCAATAATTATAAGAGTCCACCAGATATGTGCACCGATAATTGCATCAAAGGATGCCGTTGTCAAGATGGTTATGTGAGAAATGAGGCAGATAACACTTGCTGTCTGGAATCCGAATGCCCAG CAACCGAAACCGAACATGTTTGCCCATTGAACGAAGTATACAACGAATGCGGTAGTTCATGTCCTGCCACTTGTAATAATTATAAGAATCCTCCAACAATGTGCAATATGATGTGCAATGTAGGGTGTGAGTGTGCGCCAGGATATGTAAGAAATGAGGCAGATAACACTTGCTGTCTGGAATCCGAATGCCCAG CTCCTGAACCAGTGTGTGCCCTGAATCAAGTATACACAACCTGCGGTACTGCATGTCCCCTCACATGCGAAAACTACAATAATCCACCACAATTCTGCACGATGCAATGCGTTGTTGGTTGCGAATGTAACAAAGGTTATGTCAAAAAATCAGACGGCTCATGTTGCTTACCATCGGAATGTACAGGTAAAAGAACTTGGAGGTCTTTACTACCGGTATTTAACTGGCGCTATTAA